The sequence ATTACTTTCGCGCTGACGGAGAAGGCGCCGCAGGACGGCATTCCGATTCTCACGCCCGGCTATGGCTTGAGCGAAAGCGCGGACGGCTCGGTCTTCAAATGGAGCTTCCCGATCGCGGGCACGCACTGGGCGTCAGCCGACACGCAATTGCAGTATGTGGCCGGCAAGGTCGGCGGACTCGACAAGCTCAAGGGGAAGAAGATCACCCTGCTCTATCACGACAGCCCTTACGGCAAGGAAGCCATCCCGGTGCTGACCAAGCGGGCGCAGATGCATGGATTCGAGCTCTCGATGATTCCGGTTCCGCATCCGGGCCTGGAGCAGAAGTCGGCCTGGCTGCGGATTCGGCAGACGCGCCCGGACTTCGTGCTGCTGTGGGGCTGGGGCGTGATGAACAGCACCGCCATCAAGGAGGCGCAGGCGACGGGGTATCCGCGAACCAAGATGGTGGGTGTCTGGCCGTCCGGCTCGGAGTCCGATGTCAAGGGCATCGACGGGGCCGAAGGCTATAGCGCGGTATTGATCCAGCCCGGCCCCGGTGCCAAGTCGAAGATCGCGCAGGAAGTGCTGCGGGTTCTGCACGCGAATGGAAAGGGGTCCGGCCCGAAGGAGGAAGTGGGCGAGGCGCTGTACATGCGCGGCCTGATGAACGCCATGTTCGCGGTCGAAGGCGTGCGTCGCGCGCAGGAACGCTTCGGCATGGGCAAGGTCATGACGCCGGCCCAGGCCCGCTGGGGGTACGAAAACCTGAACTTCGACGCGAAGAAAATCGAGGCTGCCGGCCTTGAAGATGTCATCCGCCCGTTTGCCACGTCCTGCACCGACCATATGGGCCCCTCGTGGGCCCGTGCCTACAAATGGGATGGCAAGGAGTGGCAGCTCGATTCCGACTGGCTGAAGGCTGACATGTCGATCCTCGAGCCCATGGTCAAGGCGGCGGCAAGCAGGTACGCGGCCGAGAAGAAGATCACCGCGCGCAGCCCGCAAGACTGCGAATCCTGATGAGACCGATGCGGCCTGCTGCGCCGGGCCGCACGGTGATCCGGCACCCCAGTGCGCCGCCCGTATCGTCGCCCTCATGCAGCAGGGCGATTGGCGCGGGCGGCAGAAATTCGAGGTACCCCGTATGAGCAGTTCCGACCCGGTCCTGACCGTCAACGGCATCGAAGTCATCTACAACCACGTCATCCTGGTTCTCAAGGGCGTTTCGCTGAGCGTGCCCGAGGGCAGGATCGTGACCATCCTCGGCGGCAACGGCGCGGGCAAGACCACTACGCTGCGCGCCATATCGAACCTGCTCAAGGGCGAACGCGGCGAAGTCACCAAGGGCGGCATCGAGTTGCGCGGCGAGCGCATCGAGAACCTGTCCCCGTCCGAGCTGGTGCAGCGCGGCGTCGTGCAGGTCATGGAGGGGCGCCATTGCTTTGCGCATCTCACCATTGAAGAGAACCTGCTGGCCGGTGCCTACACGCGCCGCAACAAGGCCGAGATCGCGCACAACCTGGAAAAGGTCTACAGCTACTTTCCGCGTCTGAGAACCCGCCGCACCTCTCAAGCGGCCTACACGTCCGGGGGCGAACAGCAAATGTGCGCGATCGGGCGCGCCCTCATGACCAGTCCCAGCGTGGTGCTGCTTGATGAGCCGTCGATGGGACTGGCGCCACAGATCGTCGAAGAAGTGTTCGAGATCGTCAAGGATCTCAATGCGCGCGAGAAG comes from Denitromonas sp. and encodes:
- a CDS encoding ABC transporter ATP-binding protein, yielding MSSSDPVLTVNGIEVIYNHVILVLKGVSLSVPEGRIVTILGGNGAGKTTTLRAISNLLKGERGEVTKGGIELRGERIENLSPSELVQRGVVQVMEGRHCFAHLTIEENLLAGAYTRRNKAEIAHNLEKVYSYFPRLRTRRTSQAAYTSGGEQQMCAIGRALMTSPSVVLLDEPSMGLAPQIVEEVFEIVKDLNAREKVTFLLAEQNTTMALKYADYGYIMESGRVVMDGPASVLRDNEDVKEFYLGVGGGDRRSFKDMKSYRRRKRWLA
- a CDS encoding ABC transporter substrate-binding protein, producing the protein MKARPLIRSTALVAAMCGMLAAPSAFAQPKEQFFPLLTFRTGPYAPSGTPWANGFVDYFKLVNERGGINGVKILWEECETGYATDRGVECYERLKGKHGGATVFQTMSTGITFALTEKAPQDGIPILTPGYGLSESADGSVFKWSFPIAGTHWASADTQLQYVAGKVGGLDKLKGKKITLLYHDSPYGKEAIPVLTKRAQMHGFELSMIPVPHPGLEQKSAWLRIRQTRPDFVLLWGWGVMNSTAIKEAQATGYPRTKMVGVWPSGSESDVKGIDGAEGYSAVLIQPGPGAKSKIAQEVLRVLHANGKGSGPKEEVGEALYMRGLMNAMFAVEGVRRAQERFGMGKVMTPAQARWGYENLNFDAKKIEAAGLEDVIRPFATSCTDHMGPSWARAYKWDGKEWQLDSDWLKADMSILEPMVKAAASRYAAEKKITARSPQDCES